The Aestuariibius sp. HNIBRBA575 nucleotide sequence GGCCATGGCGCAGCTGGCCCAACAGGCCCGCAGAGATGGCAAAGGCATTGTGGTGCTCAAGGCCGGTAAAACAGCAGCCGGGGCGGCGGCGGCCGTGTCCCATACTGCGGCGCTGGTGGGGGGCGGGGCCGCATCATCGGCGTTTTTGGCGCAATCGGGCATGGGCGAAGTGCGCGATTTGGCGACTTTGATTGAAACGCTCAAAATCCTGCATGTGCATGGGCCATTGCCGGGGCGGCGGTTGTGTTCCCTGTCCTGTTCGGGGGGCGAGGCGGGGTTGGTTTCTGATCTGGCCGCCGCCTATGAATTGGAATTTCCGCCTTTGTCTGTGGATCAGACCCAAAAACTGGGCGACATTTTAGGGCCGCTGGTGACCCTGTCGAACCCGCTGGATTATCACACCTTTATCTGGGGGGATCTGGATAAAACCGCGGCTGTTTTTGCCCAGACATTGCGCCCATTTGATGCGGGTCTGTTTGTGGTTGATCCCCCGCGCACGGATCGCTGTGATCCGGCATCATTTAAACCGGCATTGGACGCGATCCAAATGGCGGCCACTGAAACCGGAAAACCTGCCTTTCCGGTGGCAACCTTGCCAGAAAATTACGACGAAACCTGGATTGGGGGCCAAATCGCCCAAGGGGTGGTGCCCCTATGTGGGCTGGACACGGCCTTGGCCGCGATTGAGGCCGCAAGCCTGCCCGCACCGCCTGCGTGGCACCCATGGCGGGCCCAACCCGCGCGCGATTGCCTGATGCTGGACGAGGCCGCTGGCAAACAGGTTTTGGCGCAGGCCGGGATCGCGGTGCCAAACGGCGTGGTCGCGCCCGATTTGAATGCCTTGGCCCCATTGGCCAAAACCCTAAAACCGCCTTTGGCTCTAAAGGGGCTGGGCTTTGCCCATAAATCAGACGCTGGTGCGGTGCGGTTGAACGTCACCGATGTGACCGCCCAAGCCGAGATGCAAGGCGCGACCGGCTATCTGGCCGAAGAAATGGTCACAGGCGCCGTTGCCGAATTGATCATCGCCGTGCAGCGTGACGCGGTGTATGGCGCGA carries:
- a CDS encoding acetate--CoA ligase family protein, with product MPLAAGSAQHTKRDLTPLLRPKSIAVLGSVWAANVIEQCDRIGFGGDIWPVHPTHDHIGARACFRSVHDLPMPPDVTFVGVNRSASVDVVRDLSAMGAGGAICFASGWAEAGAADLQAELVSAAGDMPVLGPNCYGVLNLLDRAVIWPDQHGALPCDRGVAILSQSSNIAINLTMQARGLPIAYVACLGNAAQVGMAELAHAMLADDRVTALGLYAEGFDDAQAMAQLAQQARRDGKGIVVLKAGKTAAGAAAAVSHTAALVGGGAASSAFLAQSGMGEVRDLATLIETLKILHVHGPLPGRRLCSLSCSGGEAGLVSDLAAAYELEFPPLSVDQTQKLGDILGPLVTLSNPLDYHTFIWGDLDKTAAVFAQTLRPFDAGLFVVDPPRTDRCDPASFKPALDAIQMAATETGKPAFPVATLPENYDETWIGGQIAQGVVPLCGLDTALAAIEAASLPAPPAWHPWRAQPARDCLMLDEAAGKQVLAQAGIAVPNGVVAPDLNALAPLAKTLKPPLALKGLGFAHKSDAGAVRLNVTDVTAQAEMQGATGYLAEEMVTGAVAELIIAVQRDAVYGATLTLGFGGVQAELLADVVTLVLPITPSDIRTALNRLKLAPLLHGYRGKPAADIDAVVDVALLLQDLLHKSPDIEDIEINPLLACDSGAVAVDALIRKDKI